A window of the Ammoniphilus oxalaticus genome harbors these coding sequences:
- the bshC gene encoding bacillithiol biosynthesis cysteine-adding enzyme BshC: MRVEEKNLRGSNLLADHYLYQYHKLQHFFSFHPFLHSSTEARLQWLKERPISHRKALVEGLLRYNKQMGNHSQAIHNIEALLDEETYVVVGGQQAGILTGPLYVIHKAITLIQLAEQLQEQTGKKIVPIFWIASEDHDWDEVDHTYIYHWERELKQVKLPRPQQRNVSISEIEIDSAVFIQFIDELFAGLPDSIYQQDLRCKLTELAAASTKLSDFFARVIGWLFGKFGLILLDSADGFVRELEKPVFSKLITDNMNPSLLETKHQLISSGYHSQLEIQENSAHFFLHIDGERRLIVREDEHSLRVKDGQLTFSVEELLTMLEQEPTKFSSNVVSRPVMQETILPVLAFVGGPGEIAYWAQLKSIFTSFGLQMPIVTPRMGFTLIDRSIEKYMAGFQLSYSDVAGRWNEARQAWLNEQVNLDLPLEFNQLSEDVRRVIEVFLQRMMAVAPGIKNVGDSALEKMMSSIRFMEKRAVAAIEQREQASLKQWEETRLALMPLDKPQERVYNVFGYLNRYGPEWLTELIRHPYTIDGSHKLIYI, translated from the coding sequence ATGCGTGTGGAGGAAAAAAATCTGAGGGGAAGCAACCTCTTGGCGGATCATTATTTATATCAATACCATAAACTTCAACATTTTTTTTCTTTCCATCCATTTCTGCATTCATCTACAGAGGCCCGATTGCAATGGTTAAAGGAACGGCCTATTTCTCATCGTAAGGCATTAGTCGAAGGGTTGTTGCGTTATAACAAGCAGATGGGAAACCATTCCCAAGCGATTCATAATATAGAAGCTTTGTTAGACGAAGAAACTTACGTTGTGGTCGGAGGGCAGCAAGCGGGGATTTTAACAGGGCCCCTTTATGTGATACATAAAGCGATTACGTTAATTCAGTTAGCCGAGCAACTTCAGGAGCAAACGGGAAAAAAGATCGTTCCAATTTTTTGGATTGCGAGCGAGGATCATGATTGGGATGAAGTCGATCATACTTATATCTATCATTGGGAGAGGGAGCTTAAACAAGTCAAGCTGCCAAGACCGCAACAGAGAAACGTTTCAATCAGCGAGATTGAGATTGATTCGGCTGTTTTTATTCAATTTATAGATGAATTATTTGCTGGTTTGCCCGACTCTATATATCAGCAAGACTTGAGATGTAAATTAACGGAGCTCGCTGCCGCTTCGACAAAATTGAGCGACTTTTTCGCTAGAGTAATCGGCTGGTTGTTTGGTAAGTTTGGACTGATCCTGCTTGATTCTGCTGATGGGTTTGTTAGGGAACTGGAAAAACCCGTTTTCTCCAAGTTAATCACAGATAACATGAATCCGTCTTTGCTCGAAACAAAACATCAATTAATCTCTTCAGGTTACCACTCGCAGTTAGAAATACAGGAAAATTCAGCTCACTTCTTTCTTCACATTGATGGTGAACGGCGCTTGATTGTCCGAGAGGATGAACATTCCTTGCGGGTGAAAGACGGACAACTCACTTTTTCGGTTGAAGAACTGCTAACGATGCTCGAACAGGAGCCAACGAAATTCAGCAGTAATGTTGTAAGCCGACCTGTGATGCAAGAAACGATTTTACCTGTGTTGGCATTTGTTGGCGGTCCTGGGGAAATTGCCTATTGGGCTCAATTAAAGTCAATTTTCACCTCGTTTGGCTTGCAGATGCCAATTGTTACGCCGAGAATGGGTTTTACATTGATTGATCGGTCCATTGAAAAATATATGGCGGGCTTTCAGTTGTCCTATTCAGATGTTGCGGGACGGTGGAACGAAGCGCGTCAAGCGTGGCTTAATGAACAAGTTAACCTCGATTTACCTCTTGAATTTAATCAACTTAGCGAAGATGTAAGGCGTGTGATTGAAGTGTTCCTTCAACGGATGATGGCAGTGGCCCCAGGCATTAAAAACGTAGGCGACAGCGCCTTAGAAAAGATGATGTCTTCGATTCGATTTATGGAAAAACGCGCAGTTGCCGCAATTGAACAACGCGAACAAGCATCCTTAAAACAATGGGAAGAGACACGATTGGCGTTAATGCCGTTAGACAAGCCACAGGAGAGAGTCTATAATGTGTTTGGCTATCTAAATAGGTATGGACCTGAATGGTTAACTGAGCTCATTCGGCATCCGTATACAATAGATGGGAGTCATAAACTGATTTACATATAA
- a CDS encoding adenosylhomocysteinase, which yields MTIVKDSIVSDMSLAPNGHLKIDWVQEHMPVLNRIREQFEQNKPFAGLKVAISLHLEAKTAYLAKVVQAGGADVTITGSNPLSTQDDVCAALVEDGIRVFAKYNPSPEEYKSHLIYTLETKPDLIIDDGGDLVTILHSEREDLAGQVRGGAEETTTGILRLKALEKSGNLKFPMIAVNDAFCKYLFDNRYGTGQSVWDGINRTTNLVVAGKTVVVVGYGWCGKGVAMRAKGLGAKVIVTEIDAIKAVEAYMDGFEVMSMSEAAKHGDYFVTVTGNKDVIRGEHMEQMKDGAILSNAGHFDVEINKVELEALADSKRTVRQDIEEYQLKDGRKIYLLAEGRLVNLAAGDGHPAEIMDMTFALQAVSLAHVNENYEQLGAKVVDVPYELDENVARLKLEALGIGIDTLSAEQKSYLDSWTE from the coding sequence ATGACGATAGTAAAAGATAGTATAGTCAGCGATATGTCCCTTGCTCCAAACGGACATTTAAAAATAGACTGGGTTCAGGAGCATATGCCTGTTTTAAATCGAATTCGGGAGCAATTTGAACAAAACAAACCTTTTGCGGGATTAAAAGTAGCGATATCGCTTCACCTTGAGGCGAAAACAGCCTACTTAGCAAAAGTGGTCCAAGCCGGTGGGGCTGACGTAACGATTACGGGCAGTAATCCGTTGTCAACGCAAGATGACGTATGCGCGGCCCTTGTTGAGGATGGAATACGGGTATTTGCCAAATATAATCCATCCCCAGAAGAATACAAAAGCCATTTAATTTACACGTTGGAAACGAAGCCAGACTTAATTATTGACGATGGCGGCGATCTTGTGACGATTTTGCACAGTGAAAGGGAGGATCTCGCTGGACAAGTTCGCGGCGGAGCGGAAGAAACAACAACAGGCATTCTTCGCTTGAAGGCGCTCGAGAAGTCTGGAAATTTAAAGTTTCCAATGATTGCTGTGAACGACGCGTTTTGTAAATATTTATTTGATAATCGGTATGGGACAGGCCAATCAGTTTGGGATGGCATTAACAGAACGACAAACCTAGTCGTCGCTGGGAAGACAGTGGTTGTCGTTGGCTATGGATGGTGTGGCAAAGGTGTTGCGATGCGGGCCAAAGGACTTGGGGCCAAAGTGATTGTTACCGAGATTGATGCGATTAAAGCGGTAGAAGCGTATATGGATGGTTTTGAGGTGATGTCCATGAGCGAAGCGGCTAAACATGGCGACTATTTCGTAACCGTCACAGGTAATAAAGATGTGATCCGCGGCGAACATATGGAGCAAATGAAAGATGGGGCGATTTTATCCAATGCGGGCCACTTTGATGTGGAAATTAATAAAGTAGAGCTTGAAGCCCTTGCTGATTCTAAGCGAACAGTGCGGCAAGATATTGAAGAATACCAGTTGAAAGATGGACGGAAGATTTATTTGTTAGCAGAAGGCCGTTTAGTCAATTTAGCGGCGGGAGATGGTCATCCAGCTGAAATTATGGACATGACATTCGCTTTGCAGGCCGTTTCCTTGGCGCATGTGAATGAGAACTATGAACAGCTAGGAGCTAAGGTGGTGGATGTGCCGTATGAACTAGACGAAAATGTGGCCCGTCTAAAACTTGAAGCTTTAGGGATTGGAATCGACACATTGAGCGCCGAACAAAAGAGTTATTTGGATAGTTGGACAGAATAA
- the mraZ gene encoding division/cell wall cluster transcriptional repressor MraZ, producing MFMGEYQHSIDDKGRLTIPAKFRESLGADFLITRGLDNCLFVYPMEEWKALEGKLKALPFTRADARAFTRFFFSGATECELDKQGRVNIPAALRQHARLEKDCVVIGVSSRVEIWSRALWEDYATDSAESFSEIAEKIDFDL from the coding sequence GTGTTCATGGGGGAATATCAGCATAGCATCGATGACAAGGGTCGATTAACGATCCCTGCCAAGTTCCGTGAATCGTTAGGCGCCGATTTTTTAATTACCCGTGGATTGGACAACTGTCTATTCGTATACCCAATGGAAGAGTGGAAAGCATTAGAAGGAAAGTTAAAAGCGCTCCCATTCACCCGAGCGGACGCGCGCGCATTCACACGATTTTTCTTCTCAGGCGCTACTGAATGTGAATTGGACAAGCAGGGAAGGGTAAATATACCCGCGGCCTTGCGCCAACACGCCCGTTTAGAAAAGGACTGTGTTGTGATTGGCGTTTCCAGTCGCGTAGAAATATGGAGTCGCGCCCTATGGGAAGACTATGCCACTGATTCCGCTGAATCGTTTAGTGAGATTGCTGAAAAAATTGATTTTGACTTATAG
- the rsmH gene encoding 16S rRNA (cytosine(1402)-N(4))-methyltransferase RsmH: protein MFHHVTVLKEEAVTALNLKADGVYVDCTLGGAGHSQVIASALSAQGRLIAIDQDDWALQHAQKKLADHLHKVILVKGNFRSLRDIAQEQGCGQVDGVLFDLGVSSPQLDEGERGFSYRADAPLDMRMDTDQSLSAYEIVNEWDGSDLARIIFQYGEEKFSRQITREILKARENGPIETTEELVELIKKGIPAPARRTGGHPAKRTFQAIRIAVNDELEAFREALEAAIQILKPGGRVSVITFHSLEDRICKQIFQQYSKGCVCPRDFPQCACGIKPVIKVERRKPILPSDREVKENNRARSAKLRVAEKL, encoded by the coding sequence TTGTTCCACCATGTCACAGTATTGAAAGAAGAAGCGGTGACCGCCCTTAATCTTAAAGCGGATGGCGTATATGTTGACTGCACACTTGGCGGGGCTGGTCATAGTCAGGTGATCGCATCCGCGTTATCCGCGCAAGGGCGATTGATTGCGATTGATCAGGACGATTGGGCTTTGCAACATGCTCAAAAAAAACTCGCTGATCACTTACATAAAGTTATATTAGTCAAAGGGAATTTTCGTTCGTTGCGTGACATTGCGCAGGAGCAAGGATGTGGGCAAGTAGACGGGGTTCTGTTTGATCTCGGTGTTTCATCTCCACAATTGGACGAAGGAGAACGGGGCTTTAGCTATCGGGCGGATGCCCCATTGGATATGAGAATGGATACGGATCAATCTCTGTCAGCTTATGAAATTGTTAATGAGTGGGATGGCAGTGACTTAGCTCGGATCATCTTTCAATATGGAGAGGAAAAATTTTCGCGGCAAATTACGCGCGAAATTTTAAAGGCGCGCGAAAACGGACCGATTGAGACAACGGAAGAATTAGTTGAATTAATTAAAAAAGGGATTCCTGCCCCTGCGCGCAGGACGGGCGGTCATCCCGCGAAACGGACGTTCCAAGCGATTCGGATTGCGGTCAATGACGAGTTAGAAGCTTTCCGCGAAGCGCTTGAGGCGGCAATCCAAATACTAAAGCCCGGCGGTCGCGTTAGCGTGATCACGTTTCATTCTCTAGAAGATCGGATTTGCAAGCAAATCTTTCAGCAATATAGCAAAGGGTGTGTGTGCCCGCGGGATTTTCCGCAGTGCGCTTGCGGGATTAAGCCCGTCATTAAAGTAGAGCGAAGGAAGCCAATTTTACCAAGCGATCGGGAAGTAAAGGAAAACAATCGGGCTCGGTCCGCTAAATTAAGAGTCGCTGAAAAATTATAA
- the ftsL gene encoding cell division protein FtsL: MNRHQYGNLAVQLNQQQVQPRVEQPNRKEPVSPYGIPIDEKLLYLLSVIVIVCISGFILSRYALISQMNYEVEGMKVAINETQEQNSSLKLKVDELSKRERILKIAQEELGMTSNNSTVRVLKP, encoded by the coding sequence GTGAATAGACATCAGTATGGTAATCTCGCGGTTCAATTGAACCAGCAGCAAGTTCAGCCAAGGGTGGAACAACCGAACCGAAAAGAACCAGTTTCCCCTTATGGAATCCCGATCGATGAAAAGCTGCTATATTTATTAAGTGTAATCGTGATCGTTTGTATTTCCGGCTTTATTTTATCCCGTTATGCCTTAATTTCACAAATGAATTATGAGGTGGAAGGGATGAAGGTAGCGATCAATGAGACACAAGAGCAAAATTCAAGTTTAAAATTAAAAGTCGATGAACTTAGCAAACGGGAGCGTATTTTAAAGATTGCTCAAGAAGAGCTGGGAATGACTTCGAATAACAGTACGGTCCGCGTTTTAAAACCATAG
- a CDS encoding PASTA domain-containing penicillin-binding protein → MTEKRIRMRTVFLGGAFTFLFFLLLLRVFWIQTVNAQWLLEKAQLQWERNDTLQPKRGTIFDRNGELLAYTSKAYTVIAKLRPLSKKDEDYVDRAFEAAQKLAPILGMSTDRITKLIEDGKAAKRGQVELRPGGWKIDEDKAEEIAKLAIPGIILYPETKRYYPNDAFAAHVLGYTDLDDKAVMGIEKVFDERLQGTDGKLRVLKDQRGFKLPAAGSEDDFIPARDGDNIYLTIDYQIQNYVEDALNNITKKYKANGISVIVADPHSGEILAMANRPHFSPNKYQDITNWTNFAISNTFEPGSTFKIVTLAAAIEEGAYRNDLTYMSGTYRRDALGPPIRDHNQGKGWGTISYLRGVQESSNVLFTILGYENLGKDKLYEYLQKFGFGQQTGIGLPGEASAELRDKERLYPRDVASMTFGQGVVVTAIQQVAAVSAVANGGELVKPYVVKEIRDAQTGEVIERTERTVKRRVISEETAKQTRDILESVVDEGTGSFYRIEGYHVAGKTGTAQVVGANGRYLANKHIYSFIGFAPKDDPKFVVYVMVDQPNVSNFGGRDIVAPIFKHIMENSLQYKKVSPDLEAETIDVEETDAIAIPDLSGKTPVIAEEMLKQVKLRLKVVGTGSKIVGQYPRPGEEVIAGSVLYVITDKVDEDYLPDFTGQTLREVMEYSSMMGLSLDVHGKGYVVSQNIEEGTRVKRGGQLAVELKPRSNQLEDERITEEEEQQETELEESDEAEEEVSGDVDNQER, encoded by the coding sequence ATGACCGAAAAAAGGATAAGAATGCGCACGGTGTTTTTAGGGGGAGCTTTCACCTTCCTCTTTTTTTTATTGTTACTGCGTGTTTTTTGGATTCAAACAGTGAATGCCCAATGGTTACTGGAAAAAGCTCAATTGCAATGGGAACGTAACGATACGTTGCAACCAAAGCGAGGCACGATTTTTGATCGAAATGGGGAATTGCTCGCTTATACTTCAAAAGCGTACACGGTCATTGCTAAACTGAGACCGTTAAGTAAAAAGGACGAGGATTACGTGGACCGCGCCTTTGAAGCGGCTCAGAAACTGGCTCCGATTTTAGGGATGTCGACTGATCGCATTACAAAATTGATCGAGGACGGAAAGGCGGCCAAGCGCGGTCAAGTCGAATTGCGACCAGGCGGCTGGAAAATTGATGAAGATAAAGCGGAAGAAATTGCAAAGCTTGCGATACCGGGAATCATTCTTTATCCCGAGACAAAACGCTATTATCCGAATGATGCCTTTGCCGCGCATGTGCTCGGCTACACGGATTTAGACGATAAAGCGGTAATGGGGATCGAAAAAGTATTTGATGAACGCTTGCAAGGAACCGATGGAAAGTTGCGTGTGCTAAAGGATCAAAGAGGATTTAAACTTCCAGCTGCAGGGAGCGAGGACGATTTTATTCCTGCGCGCGATGGCGATAATATTTACCTTACGATTGATTACCAAATTCAAAACTATGTGGAAGACGCCTTGAATAACATCACAAAGAAGTATAAGGCTAACGGAATTTCAGTGATTGTCGCGGATCCACATTCGGGTGAGATTTTAGCGATGGCTAACCGACCTCATTTTAGTCCGAATAAGTACCAAGATATTACGAATTGGACCAATTTTGCCATTAGCAACACATTTGAACCGGGTTCGACGTTCAAGATCGTAACGTTGGCGGCCGCGATTGAAGAGGGCGCTTATCGAAACGATCTGACGTACATGTCAGGGACGTATCGTCGAGATGCGTTGGGTCCGCCGATTCGGGACCATAACCAAGGTAAGGGTTGGGGAACAATTAGTTATTTAAGAGGGGTGCAAGAATCGAGTAACGTGCTGTTTACGATTCTCGGTTATGAAAACTTAGGGAAAGACAAATTATACGAGTATTTACAAAAATTCGGTTTCGGTCAGCAGACGGGAATCGGATTGCCGGGCGAGGCGTCCGCAGAACTTAGAGATAAGGAACGTCTTTATCCGCGGGACGTCGCCTCGATGACATTTGGTCAAGGGGTTGTCGTTACAGCGATTCAACAAGTCGCGGCCGTTTCAGCTGTGGCCAATGGCGGGGAACTCGTTAAGCCATATGTGGTGAAGGAAATACGTGACGCGCAGACGGGTGAAGTCATTGAGCGAACCGAAAGAACTGTTAAGCGACGTGTCATTTCTGAAGAAACGGCCAAGCAGACGCGCGATATTCTGGAGTCTGTTGTAGATGAGGGGACAGGTTCTTTTTATAGAATAGAGGGTTATCATGTTGCGGGGAAAACAGGAACGGCTCAAGTTGTCGGGGCAAATGGTCGTTATCTGGCGAACAAACATATCTACTCTTTTATTGGTTTTGCCCCGAAAGACGATCCGAAATTCGTTGTTTATGTGATGGTTGACCAACCGAATGTTTCGAATTTCGGTGGTCGGGATATTGTTGCGCCGATCTTTAAACATATTATGGAAAACAGCTTGCAATATAAAAAGGTATCGCCAGATCTTGAGGCGGAAACGATAGATGTAGAAGAAACGGATGCTATTGCTATCCCGGATTTAAGCGGTAAAACACCAGTGATCGCTGAAGAAATGTTAAAACAAGTAAAATTAAGGCTGAAAGTCGTGGGAACCGGCTCTAAAATTGTCGGTCAGTATCCGCGACCAGGTGAAGAAGTGATTGCTGGCAGTGTTCTTTATGTCATCACGGATAAAGTAGACGAGGACTATCTTCCTGATTTTACGGGCCAAACTTTGCGCGAAGTGATGGAATATAGTTCGATGATGGGCTTATCGCTAGATGTTCATGGAAAAGGGTATGTCGTTTCGCAAAATATTGAAGAAGGAACTCGAGTGAAGAGAGGAGGACAGTTGGCGGTGGAATTGAAACCGCGTTCTAACCAGCTGGAAGATGAACGGATAACAGAAGAGGAAGAGCAGCAGGAAACGGAACTAGAAGAGTCCGATGAAGCGGAAGAAGAAGTTTCAGGTGATGTTGACAATCAAGAGAGGTAG
- a CDS encoding stage V sporulation protein D produces MRVSNVTVRRRIFIALMIGIVLYCLLILRLGYVQVIKGPWLMSKADDLWNREIPVEAKRGIIYDRNGEEMAYNISVPTVMAIPVQIKDKPAAAKQLAKVLGVSEQEIFRKISERQSMVRVPGGWKISEEKAKQVIDLKIPGIRIADDSKRFYPRGAFASHILGFTTIDNQGLTGVEKVYDERLKGRKGSVNMYTDAKGNLMPGETEKFTSPQDGLNLFLTIDANVQAIIERELDQAFAVYDPDDALVIAMDPKTGEILGMASRPNYDPESFRDYPTEIYNRNLPIWKTYEPGSTFKIITLAAAIEEGKVNLDKENFSDPGFVNVAGARLRCWKPGGHGQQTFLEVVENSCNPGFVALGQRLGKDTLFSYIHKFGFGERTGIDLIGEENGVMFKMERVGPVELATTSFGQGVSVTPIQQVAAVSAAVNGGKLIKPHLAKEWRHPLTDEVVDKVEPKTVRQVISEETSNQVRYALEAVVANGTGRNAYIDGYRVGGKTGTAQKVENGVYSKSKHIVSFIGVAPADDPQLVVYAAVDNPKGVRQFGGTIAAPIVRNVMDSSLHHLKIDKREDQMPKEYVYPDKKLVEVPNLIGMEKERLQSQYYSIPLEVEGNGDVVTYQSPKPGVNIEEGKTIRIYLGDKKIQTD; encoded by the coding sequence GTGAGGGTATCTAATGTAACCGTTCGTCGCCGAATTTTTATCGCGCTTATGATCGGGATTGTTCTATATTGCTTACTTATTTTGAGATTAGGTTATGTACAAGTTATCAAAGGACCTTGGTTGATGAGCAAAGCCGATGATTTATGGAATCGAGAAATTCCCGTTGAAGCGAAGCGCGGCATTATTTACGATCGCAATGGGGAAGAGATGGCTTATAACATTAGTGTTCCGACCGTGATGGCGATACCGGTGCAAATTAAAGATAAACCAGCCGCGGCAAAACAATTAGCGAAAGTTTTAGGCGTGAGCGAGCAGGAAATATTTAGAAAAATTAGCGAGCGACAATCCATGGTTCGCGTCCCTGGCGGTTGGAAAATTAGTGAAGAAAAGGCGAAGCAGGTGATAGATTTAAAAATTCCTGGAATTCGAATTGCGGATGACAGTAAGAGATTTTATCCGCGGGGCGCGTTTGCTTCACATATCTTAGGGTTTACAACAATTGACAATCAAGGGCTAACCGGTGTTGAAAAAGTGTATGATGAGCGTCTTAAAGGTCGTAAAGGATCGGTTAATATGTATACGGACGCAAAAGGAAACTTGATGCCAGGCGAGACAGAAAAATTCACATCTCCCCAGGACGGGCTTAATCTTTTTTTAACAATTGACGCAAATGTGCAAGCCATCATTGAACGCGAGTTGGATCAAGCGTTCGCGGTGTACGATCCGGACGATGCGCTTGTCATTGCGATGGATCCTAAAACAGGCGAAATTCTTGGGATGGCGAGTCGACCTAATTATGACCCGGAATCATTTCGTGATTATCCAACCGAAATTTATAATCGGAATTTACCGATCTGGAAAACGTATGAGCCTGGTTCAACTTTTAAAATAATTACGTTAGCGGCGGCAATAGAGGAAGGGAAAGTCAATTTAGATAAGGAAAACTTTAGCGATCCGGGCTTTGTTAATGTTGCGGGAGCGAGGCTTCGCTGCTGGAAGCCAGGCGGGCATGGTCAACAAACCTTTTTAGAGGTGGTAGAAAATTCGTGTAACCCCGGATTTGTGGCTTTAGGACAACGACTAGGCAAGGACACCTTGTTTTCTTATATACATAAATTCGGCTTTGGGGAACGAACGGGGATCGATTTAATCGGGGAGGAAAATGGGGTCATGTTCAAAATGGAGCGGGTCGGTCCTGTTGAATTGGCGACAACTTCCTTTGGGCAGGGTGTATCGGTCACACCGATTCAGCAAGTTGCGGCCGTTTCTGCCGCAGTCAATGGCGGTAAATTAATTAAACCTCATTTGGCAAAAGAATGGCGTCATCCGTTAACAGATGAAGTGGTCGATAAAGTGGAGCCAAAGACGGTCAGACAAGTGATTAGCGAGGAAACGTCTAATCAGGTCCGTTACGCTTTGGAAGCTGTTGTAGCGAATGGAACAGGGCGTAACGCCTACATCGATGGTTACAGAGTGGGCGGAAAAACAGGGACGGCGCAAAAAGTCGAAAACGGTGTTTATTCGAAAAGTAAGCATATCGTGTCCTTCATTGGCGTCGCGCCAGCGGATGATCCGCAACTCGTTGTCTATGCAGCCGTTGATAATCCGAAGGGAGTGCGTCAGTTCGGCGGAACGATCGCGGCCCCGATTGTGCGTAATGTAATGGATTCATCTCTTCACCATTTGAAAATTGACAAAAGAGAAGATCAGATGCCAAAAGAGTATGTGTATCCTGATAAAAAGCTAGTAGAGGTACCCAACTTGATCGGAATGGAAAAAGAGCGCTTGCAATCCCAGTATTACTCTATCCCATTAGAAGTAGAAGGAAATGGCGATGTTGTCACGTACCAATCGCCAAAACCTGGCGTAAATATCGAGGAAGGTAAAACGATTCGGATTTATTTGGGTGACAAAAAGATTCAGACCGATTAA
- a CDS encoding UDP-N-acetylmuramoyl-L-alanyl-D-glutamate--2,6-diaminopimelate ligase — MKLRELLSSLINYQTEADLDLEITGIETDSRKVKPGYLFVALRGFTVDGHDYIQQARMNGAVAFVTERKIEGQASFIIVPDTKKALAVLADAIYLRPTSRLNLIGITGTNGKTTITHLVEKIMNDAGKLTGIIGTIEMRVGQYREEVKNTTPESLQLQRLFSLMLEHEASHACIEVSSHALQMGRVWGCDFKTAIFTNLSQDHLDYHETMENYLQAKALLFAQLGSGYQRDNRKIAILNKDDQKYDALYKVTAAEVITYGIENEADVRATNIEIGATGTRFTLNTFKGAVSISMKLVGMFSVYNVLAATAACLVEGVSLSSIKVSIEAISGVPGRFEPVLEGQAFAAIVDYAHTPDSLENVLKTVREITAGKVYCIVGCGGDRDRGKRPLMAQIAATYADTAIYTSDNPRSEDPKRILEDMVQGLTDETYQSATYHCILDRKEAIEFAVSKAKSGDAVLIAGKGHETYQIIKDQVLPFDDKQVVAVAIRKRME; from the coding sequence ATGAAGTTGAGGGAACTTCTGAGTTCGCTTATAAATTATCAAACAGAAGCAGATCTTGATCTTGAGATTACAGGGATTGAGACCGATTCGAGGAAAGTAAAGCCGGGCTATCTCTTTGTCGCTTTGCGAGGGTTTACGGTGGACGGTCATGATTACATACAACAGGCGCGGATGAATGGAGCCGTTGCCTTTGTTACGGAACGGAAGATTGAAGGTCAGGCGTCTTTTATTATCGTTCCGGATACCAAAAAAGCGCTCGCTGTTTTGGCAGATGCCATTTACCTTCGTCCAACAAGTCGGCTAAATCTAATTGGCATTACAGGAACGAATGGAAAGACAACGATTACGCATCTCGTGGAAAAGATCATGAATGACGCTGGGAAATTGACAGGGATTATCGGCACAATTGAAATGCGGGTGGGGCAATATCGAGAAGAAGTTAAAAATACGACGCCAGAATCGTTGCAATTACAAAGATTGTTTTCGCTCATGTTAGAGCATGAGGCATCGCATGCTTGTATTGAAGTGTCTTCGCACGCCTTACAAATGGGGCGGGTCTGGGGATGCGATTTTAAGACGGCGATCTTTACGAACTTGTCGCAAGATCATCTCGATTACCATGAAACAATGGAAAATTATCTGCAGGCAAAGGCGCTCCTTTTCGCTCAATTAGGAAGTGGTTATCAACGGGACAATCGAAAAATTGCAATTTTAAATAAAGATGATCAAAAATATGATGCGCTGTATAAAGTGACCGCAGCGGAAGTGATCACGTACGGTATTGAAAATGAGGCGGATGTGCGGGCTACAAACATTGAAATTGGGGCGACAGGCACTCGTTTCACGCTTAATACGTTCAAAGGCGCTGTTTCAATATCTATGAAATTAGTCGGTATGTTCAGCGTGTATAACGTATTGGCGGCGACTGCAGCCTGTTTGGTTGAAGGCGTATCTTTGTCATCGATTAAAGTAAGCATCGAGGCGATTAGCGGGGTGCCTGGCCGATTTGAACCCGTGCTCGAAGGGCAAGCGTTTGCCGCGATCGTCGACTATGCTCACACTCCCGATAGTTTAGAAAACGTATTGAAGACCGTCCGTGAAATTACGGCGGGAAAAGTCTATTGTATTGTTGGCTGCGGCGGCGATCGAGATCGCGGCAAACGTCCATTAATGGCTCAAATCGCGGCAACTTATGCGGATACAGCGATTTATACATCAGACAACCCAAGATCAGAAGATCCGAAGCGAATTTTGGAAGATATGGTTCAGGGATTGACGGACGAAACGTATCAATCAGCGACCTATCATTGTATTTTAGATCGAAAAGAGGCGATTGAATTCGCGGTTTCGAAAGCGAAATCGGGAGACGCCGTGCTGATTGCGGGCAAAGGGCATGAAACTTATCAAATAATTAAAGATCAAGTCCTGCCGTTCGACGATAAACAAGTTGTTGCTGTTGCCATCAGAAAAAGAATGGAGTAA